The following nucleotide sequence is from Synechococcus sp. KORDI-52.
CAGCGCAGTCCGTTCTGCAATGGCTGCCCCAGTGAACTGGCCGACCGGTTTGAGGCAGCCCTTGAGCTCATCCCCGACAGCAGCCACCTGGTGCTGGTGAACCCAGCCAAACCGGATGGTCGCCTGCGCACCACCAAAGCCCTGCAGAAACGGATCAGAGGTGGGCTCGATCAGGAGCAGAGCTTCCCGCTACCAGCGGCCTGGGATGGCAACGGCCAGCGCCAGCTGGTGCAACGCACGGCCGAAGCCCTGGGCCTCAAGGTGGAGCCGGATGCCATCGATGCCCTGGTGGAGGCCATCGGCACCGACAGCGCCCGGCTGGAATCGGAACTGCGCAAGCTGTCCCTGCAGGACACCAGCATTTCCGCTGCGCGGGTGCAGGAGCTGGTGGGAGGACGCTCCACCAACGCCCTGGCCGTGGGCGATGCCCTGCTGGAGGGCAACCCCGGCGAAGCGATCGCCCGCTGGGATGCCCTGATCGAAGCCGGGGAACCAGCCCTGCGCATCGTGGCCACCCTCACCGGTCAGATCCGCGGCTGGCTCTGGGTGAGCCTGCTGGAACAACAGGGGGAACGGGATGTGGCAGTGATCGCCAAGGCGGCTGGGATCGGCAACCCCAAACGCATCTACGTGATGCGCAAGCAGCTGCAGGGCCGCCCGCCCAAGCGCTTTCTCTCACTCCTGGGCCGTCTCCTCGAGGTGGAGGCCCGGCTGAAACGCGGCGCTCAACCGGGCGATGCCTTCCGCGACGGCCTGCTGGGCTGATCGCTGCCCGCCAGGTGAGAAAATCCAGCGTTGCTGAAGCCCGGTCCATGGCCCTCCTGGTGCAGAAATTCGGGGGCACCTCCGTCGGCAGCGTGGAACGCATCAAGGCGGTGGCTGATCGGATCGGACGTTGCCGTGAAGAGGGGCACGACGTGGTTGTGGTGGCCTCGGCCATGGGCCACACCACCGATGAATTGACGGGTCTGGCCAACGCCATCACCTCCGCCCCCACCCAGCGGGAGATGGACATGCTGCTGGCCAGTGGCGAACAGGTGTCGATCGCCTTGCTGGCGATGGCCTTGAACGCCCAGGGGGTCAGTGCAACGTCGATGACCGGTCCACAGGTGGGCATCGCCACGGAATCCACCCATGGCCGAGCCCGGATCCTCGGCATTCGCACCGACCGAATCCGCAACCGCCTCGCGGCTGGCCAAGTGGTGGTGGTCGCCGGTTTCCAGGGCACCAGCACCAGCAGCGATGGCCTCAACGAAATCACCACCCTCGGGCGCGGGGGCTCCGATACCTCTGCGGTCGCCCTAGCGGCGGCGCTGGGTGCCGATGCCTGCGAGATCTACACCGACGTTCCGGGTGTGCTCAGCACCGATCCGCGCAAGGTGCCGGATGCCCAGCTGATGAACACGATCAGCTGCGATGAAATGCTGGAACTCGCCAGCCTTGGGGCCTCCGTTCTGCATCCCAGGGCCGTTGAGATCGCCCGCAATTACGGCGTGAACCTTGTGGTGCGCTCCAGTTGGAGCGATGCCCCCGGCACCCGGATCACCAGCCGTTCAGCCCGTCCGATCAGCAGCAGCGGCCTGGAGCTCGGCAGTCCCGTGGATGGCATGGAAGAAGTGGATGGACAAGCCGTGCTCGCCCTCTCCCGTGTTCCGGATCAGCCCGGCATCGCTGCACGACTGTTCGAAAGCCTCTCTGAAGCGGAAATCAATGTGGACCTGATCATCCAGGCCACCCATGAAGGCAACAGCAATGACATCACCTTCACCGTGTCCGAAGCGGATCTGGAGCTGGCCCGCGATGTGAGCCAAAAGGTTCTGGACCAACTGGGCGGCGATCTGGCGGCAGACGGAGGGCTGACCAAGCTCAGCATCAGCGGGGCCGGCATCATGGGGCGCCCTGGCATTGCCGCCCGCTTGTTCAACTGCCTCTGTCATCAGGGCATCAACCTCCGCCTGATCGCTACAAGTGAGGTGAAGGTGAGCTGCGTGATCGGCTCCGGCGCCGGCAGCAAAGCGGTTCAAGCCGTGCAAGAGGCCTTCGACCTGGAGGACTCGCAAATCCGCATCAATCCCACCGACAACGGCAGTGGGGAACCGGAAGTACGCGGCGTCGCCCTCGACCGCGACCAGGTGCAACTGAGCGTTCGCCACGTGCCCGATCGACCCGGCACCGCAGCGGCACTGTGTTCAGCCCTGGCCGACAACAGCATCAGCCTCGATGCCATCGTTCAGTCGGAACGGCAACACGGCGACGGATCGCGGGACATCACCTTCATCCTGCGCAAGGACGACCGTGCCCGCGCCGATGTGGCCCTGGCACCCCTGCTGGCCCAGTGGCCCGGTGCCGCTCTGGAAGATGGTGAAGCCATTGCCCGGGTGAGTGCTGTCGGTGCCGGGATGCCGGCGACACCAGGAACAGCCGGTCGCATGTTTCGTGCTCTGGCTGAGGCAGGCATCAACATCGGCCTCATCGCCACCAGTGAAATCAGAACCAGCTGCGTCGTCGCAGAAGAAGACGGTGTTCAAGCTCTTCAGGTAGTGCACGCAGGTTTTGAGCTGGGAGGAGATGAGCAACACCTCGCCCAAGGGAGCCCTTCACCGCACGACAGCGAATAAGGCTCTACAACGGGTGTACAGAAAGCCCCAATGGTGGACAGCGATTTCGAGCAGCACTATCAAGCAGCGGAGAGGGCCTACGGCCTTGGGGACTTCACAGAGGCGCATGCCCTCGCCACTGGGTTGCGGGATCGACTGCTACAGGCACCAGACCAGGAACCCCGGGAGGTCGTCCTCGGATGGAGCGCTGTGGTGTCGTTGCTCCTGGGTCACATCCAGCTGCATGGGCTCCAGCAACCGGAGCAAGCCGCCATCTCCTACAAACGGGTCCTGGAGGGTGACGTGGACGCCACCATCGCAGCTCTGGCGGAACAGGGGCTCCAGCGCTGCCGATCAGAAGACACCGCCCGCGAAGCAACGACGAACGCAACCAACGATGTCGCCATCCCTGACCTGCTGAAGGATCCCTTCCTGGCCACGGATCCCAACCAAGCCAGGCCAGCACCGGCTGACGTGGTCACCGCGATGCCGTGGTTGTCCAGTGATGAAGAACCCCGGGCCATGCCGACTCCGGATCCCGCACCATTGTCAAAAACAACGGTCACTCCAGCAGGCAATTCAGACATCAAGGTGGCCGACCTGAAGATCGACCCCACAACAGAGGAATCACGCAAAGACAACCTCGAGACAATCAGCCCGAGACCAAATCCAACGCTCACTCTGGAAGCCAATACAGACGTCGAGGTCGAGATGGCGAACCAGGAACCGGCACTGAGCGAAGCAGAGCCACCACTCGACGCCGTCGAGCCCGAACCCCAGGAGCCTGCGGCCACCAAGCTTTTGGAGAACTCATGGCTCCGCGTTCAACTCCAGCCCGGCATCAAAAGCCCCACCGACTCCACAGAGCCGATGGGGCTGATCGACAGGATCAAAGGAGCCTTCTCCGGCTCAGCTGGCCGCTGAACGACGACGACGGGTGCGACCTGCAGGCATCTCAGGCTCGACAGACGTTTGCTGAGCTGCAACGTTCTCAGCCACCGCTGGAGGAGCCACTTTCTCCACCACAGCAGTTGCCGCCGCCGCACGCACAGGTGCCGGCGTTGAAGAAGCAGAGCGGCCATGACCATTGCCCTGGTTGGTGCGTACAGGTGCGGGAGTTCCACCACCCCCGCCGTTACGACGACCATAGGGAGAACCACCTCCCCGTCCGCCGCGACCGCGCGGCGCTGGACGGTCGTCAGGCTCAGCATCAGCGCGACCCTTGTACACCGGCGTACCGCCGGGAGCCGGCTGCACAAGGCACAGGATCAACGGTTCCACCTGGAGTTCACGGCGCATCCGGCGACCGAGGCCCACCTCCACTTCACGCTGCACACCCATCCAGTCCACTTCCGGCGCCTTGCCACCGGTGTTGCGGCAGAGCTGCTTCCAGCGGTTTTCGAGCACCCACTTGATTTCGCGCTCCACCCATAAGGACATCTTGCGGGCATCGGCTGTGGTGACAACACCGCGCAGGTTCACCCGCGGCGGAGCCACCATGGCGCCATCGGTGCTGATGGCGGCGAGGATCGTCACCACACCGTCTTCCGCCAACTGCTGGCGTTCCTTCAGCACCCGGGCATCGACGATGCCGTTGCGGGATTGATCCAGCAACTCGATGCCCGCCTTCACCGCACTGCCCTTGCGGATCGAATCCGGGGTGAGCTCCACCACATCACCGTTGTCGATGATCAGGGTGTTGTCGACCGGAACCCCCATGGAATGACCGGTGCGGGAGTGCTGCACCAGCATCCGGTGCTCACCATGCACCGGCACGAAGAACTTGGGCCGGGTGAGGGCCAGCATCAGTTTCTGGTCTTCCTGGAAGCCGTGGCCGGAGACGTGAATGCCTTCGCCTTTGCCGTAAACCACCTTGGCGCCCAGCATCATCAACTTATCGATGGTGTTGACCACGGAAATCGTGTTTCCGGGGATCGGGCTGGCCGAAAAAATGATCGTGTCGGTGGTCTTCACCTTCACCTGGGGATGTTCACCACGGGAGATGCGGCTCAGGGCAGCCAGCGGCTCGCCCTGGCTACCGGTCATCAGCAGCAGAGTTTCGCGATCGGGCACATCGTTGATCTGCTTGATCGGCACAAACAGTTCATCCGGCGCGCGCATATAGCCCAGTTCCCGCGCCTTGGCGATCACGTTGAGCATGGAGCGGCCCAACAGCCCCACCTTGCGGCCGTTCTTCAGGGCGAGCTCCAGAATCATCGACACGCGATGAATCGAGCTGGCGAAGGTGGTGACGATCACCCTCCCTTCGGCATTGGCGATGTGACGGTCGAGGTTGGGGAACACCGAGCGCTCCGGCGGGCAGAAGCCAGGAACCTCGGAGTTGGTGGAATCACTGAACAGGCACAGAACGCCCTTGTCACCATGGTGGGCAAGGCGAGCCATGTCGAAGTTTTCGCCATCGACCGGGGTGTGGTCGAACTTGAAATCTCCCGTGAAGATCACGGTTCCCACTGGTGTGGAAATGGCCAGCGAAAAGCTGTCGGCCATCGAGTGGGTGTTGCGGATGAACTCCACGGAGAAGTGCTGACCCACCTTCACCACATCGCGCGGAGCGACGGTCTGCAGGGTGGTTCGGTCGCGTACACCGGCCTCGTCCATCTTGCCGGTGAGCATCGAGAGGGCCAGCCGCGGCCCATAGATCACCGGAATGTTGAAGTGCTTGAGGTGGTGAGCGATGCCACCGATGTGGTCTTCATGACCGTGGGTGACAATCATGCCGCGGATCCGTTTCTGGTTCTCGCGCAGGAAGCTGGTGTCGGGCAGCACCACGTTCACCCCATGCATGCCATCGCTGGGGAAGGCCAGACCGGCATCCACCAGCATCAAGTCATCGCCGTACTCGAACACACAGGTGTTCTTGCCGATCTCGTGCAGACCACCCAGGGGGATCACCCGAAGGCAGGGCTCCTGCCCCTTGCTGGATCGCGCGTTGTTGACCATGGAAAACGATGTGTAAAAGAACGGGTTGCGTAAGCCGATAAGCCGGACCGGGCTAGGTCTGACGGAGGGCGGCCATGGCGTTGGAAAGCGAACGTTTCATGTCGTCAGATAAAGAGCACAGGGGCGGGCGGGGCGCTCCAACAGACCAGCCGTTGAGTTCCAGAGCAGCCTTGACGGGAATCGGATTGGTGGTGGCGAACAGGGCCTTGAACAGGGGAATCAACGCGTCATGCAGGGCGAGTGCGGAGGCACCATCGCCATTCAGATGGGCCTCGATCATGGCGCGGATCTCGGGGCCCGCCACATGGCTACCCACACTCACCACACCCACAGCACCCACCGCGAGCATCGGCAATGTGAGGCCATCGTCACCGCTGTAAATCGCCAACCGCGGCCCACAGGCCAAGCGCAGCGCCGTGACCTCTTCGGTGGTGCCGCTGGCGGCCTTGAAACTCACTACATTCGGGCAATCCATCAACCGGGCCACCGTGGCCGGAATGATGCTGCAGCCGGTACGGCCAGGAATGTTGTAGAGCATCAAGGGCAGCTCAGGAGCCGCCTCAGCAATGGCCCGGAAATGGGCTTCCAGCCCCTCCTGGGGAGGTTTGTTGTAGTAGGGCACCACCACGAGAGCCCCATCGGCACCGGCCGCCGCCGCTTCCTTGGTGGCCTCCACCGCCTCGGCCGTGGAATTGCTGCCGGTGCCCGCCAACACCTTGGCGTCGCTGCCCACGGCCTCGCGAACCGCCTGCAGCAAATGCAACTGCTCGTCCCAACTGAGGGTGGGGGATTCACCGGTGGTGCCACACACCAGCAGTCCATCGGAGCCCTGCTCCACCAGATGCCTCGCCAGCTTTCCGGCGACGCTGAGATCCACAGCACCGCTGGCGTCAAACGGGGTCACCATCGCGGTGACCACACGGCCGAAGGGGGTTGGGGAGAGGGTGGCGGCCTGGGTCATCACTTCTCGATCAACAATTCAGCGATCTGAACGGCGTTGAGCGCCGCTCCCTTGCGGATCTGATCGCCGCAGAGCCAAAGCTCCAGCGCATTGTCATCACTGATGTCCTGCCGGATCCGTCCGATCGCCACCGGGTCGCGACCGGTGACGTCCGTTGGCATCGGGAAACGGTTCGCCGCTGGATCGTCAATCAACTCAACACCGGGGGCCGCCGCCAACAGCTCGCGCGCTTCCTCCACCGGGAAGGGAGCCTCGAACTCGATGTTCACGGCTTCGGAATGGGCCCGCAGCACGGGCACCCGCACGCAGGTGGCGGTGAAGCGCAGATCCGGCAAACCCATGATCTTGCGGGTCTCGTTCACCATCTTCATCTCCTCT
It contains:
- a CDS encoding ribonuclease J: MVNNARSSKGQEPCLRVIPLGGLHEIGKNTCVFEYGDDLMLVDAGLAFPSDGMHGVNVVLPDTSFLRENQKRIRGMIVTHGHEDHIGGIAHHLKHFNIPVIYGPRLALSMLTGKMDEAGVRDRTTLQTVAPRDVVKVGQHFSVEFIRNTHSMADSFSLAISTPVGTVIFTGDFKFDHTPVDGENFDMARLAHHGDKGVLCLFSDSTNSEVPGFCPPERSVFPNLDRHIANAEGRVIVTTFASSIHRVSMILELALKNGRKVGLLGRSMLNVIAKARELGYMRAPDELFVPIKQINDVPDRETLLLMTGSQGEPLAALSRISRGEHPQVKVKTTDTIIFSASPIPGNTISVVNTIDKLMMLGAKVVYGKGEGIHVSGHGFQEDQKLMLALTRPKFFVPVHGEHRMLVQHSRTGHSMGVPVDNTLIIDNGDVVELTPDSIRKGSAVKAGIELLDQSRNGIVDARVLKERQQLAEDGVVTILAAISTDGAMVAPPRVNLRGVVTTADARKMSLWVEREIKWVLENRWKQLCRNTGGKAPEVDWMGVQREVEVGLGRRMRRELQVEPLILCLVQPAPGGTPVYKGRADAEPDDRPAPRGRGGRGGGSPYGRRNGGGGGTPAPVRTNQGNGHGRSASSTPAPVRAAAATAVVEKVAPPAVAENVAAQQTSVEPEMPAGRTRRRRSAAS
- the dapA gene encoding 4-hydroxy-tetrahydrodipicolinate synthase encodes the protein MTQAATLSPTPFGRVVTAMVTPFDASGAVDLSVAGKLARHLVEQGSDGLLVCGTTGESPTLSWDEQLHLLQAVREAVGSDAKVLAGTGSNSTAEAVEATKEAAAAGADGALVVVPYYNKPPQEGLEAHFRAIAEAAPELPLMLYNIPGRTGCSIIPATVARLMDCPNVVSFKAASGTTEEVTALRLACGPRLAIYSGDDGLTLPMLAVGAVGVVSVGSHVAGPEIRAMIEAHLNGDGASALALHDALIPLFKALFATTNPIPVKAALELNGWSVGAPRPPLCSLSDDMKRSLSNAMAALRQT
- the holA gene encoding DNA polymerase III subunit delta; translated protein: MPIHLLWGDDAAARDRAIDALIGKVVDPSWSSLNLSRLDGADAGQALQALEEARTPPFATGERLVLLQRSPFCNGCPSELADRFEAALELIPDSSHLVLVNPAKPDGRLRTTKALQKRIRGGLDQEQSFPLPAAWDGNGQRQLVQRTAEALGLKVEPDAIDALVEAIGTDSARLESELRKLSLQDTSISAARVQELVGGRSTNALAVGDALLEGNPGEAIARWDALIEAGEPALRIVATLTGQIRGWLWVSLLEQQGERDVAVIAKAAGIGNPKRIYVMRKQLQGRPPKRFLSLLGRLLEVEARLKRGAQPGDAFRDGLLG
- a CDS encoding aspartate kinase; amino-acid sequence: MALLVQKFGGTSVGSVERIKAVADRIGRCREEGHDVVVVASAMGHTTDELTGLANAITSAPTQREMDMLLASGEQVSIALLAMALNAQGVSATSMTGPQVGIATESTHGRARILGIRTDRIRNRLAAGQVVVVAGFQGTSTSSDGLNEITTLGRGGSDTSAVALAAALGADACEIYTDVPGVLSTDPRKVPDAQLMNTISCDEMLELASLGASVLHPRAVEIARNYGVNLVVRSSWSDAPGTRITSRSARPISSSGLELGSPVDGMEEVDGQAVLALSRVPDQPGIAARLFESLSEAEINVDLIIQATHEGNSNDITFTVSEADLELARDVSQKVLDQLGGDLAADGGLTKLSISGAGIMGRPGIAARLFNCLCHQGINLRLIATSEVKVSCVIGSGAGSKAVQAVQEAFDLEDSQIRINPTDNGSGEPEVRGVALDRDQVQLSVRHVPDRPGTAAALCSALADNSISLDAIVQSERQHGDGSRDITFILRKDDRARADVALAPLLAQWPGAALEDGEAIARVSAVGAGMPATPGTAGRMFRALAEAGINIGLIATSEIRTSCVVAEEDGVQALQVVHAGFELGGDEQHLAQGSPSPHDSE